Below is a genomic region from Thermus oshimai DSM 12092.
GAGGCTCAGGGGAGCCGCACCAAGTAGCGGAAGCCCAGGGGCTCCACCTCCACCTCCCCCCGGTAGGCCCGGCCCTCCAGGGGGTCGCGCCAGCGCCCCGGAGGCAAGGGCAGGACGGCCCCTTCCTTCCCGCTGTTGAAGGCGGCCAGCACCTCCTCCGCCCCCGGCTCCCCCCGGAGGAAGGCCAGGAGGAAGCCCTCCCCCACATAGCTCCGGTAAAGGGAGGAGCGCAGGGCGGGAAGCTCCGCCCTGAGCCGCCCCAGGGCCTGGTAAAAGACCAGGGTTTCCCCGTGGCACCGGTCCCACTGCAGGGGGTAGCGGTGGAGGTCGTAGGGGGGTTCGGAGGGCTTCTCCCCGGTGAAGCCGCACTCGTCCCCCTGGAAGGTCACGGGCACCCCGGGGAGGGCGTAGAGGAGGGCGGCGAGGAGGCGCTGGCGGGCCCGGGCCTCCGGGCCTGGGGTGTCCCTAAGCCCCCCGCCTCCCAAGGCGGTGAGGATGCGCTCCGTATCGTGGGAGCCCACCAGGTTGAAGCCCATGCCGGCCACCGCCTCGGGGTAGTCGGCAAAGAAGCGGGCCAGGTCGGCCGCGGCCCGGCCGGCGGGGTAGAGGGCGTTCCCGCGGGCGTAGCGCAGGAGGATGTCCCGCCCCAGGGCGTAGTTCATCAGGCTGTCAAACTCGTCCCCCTGGAGCCAGGAGGGGTCCTTCTGCCAGATCTCCCCCACCAGGTAGGCGTCCGGGCGGATGGCCTTGAGCTCTTTTCTAAACTCCTTGAAGAAGCCGTGGGCGTCGATGAGGTCCCCGGGCACGTCCACCCGCACCCCGTCAAACCCAAAGCGCACCCAGTACTTGGCCACCTCCAGGAGGTAGCGCCGTACCCCGGGGTTTCCGGTGTTCAGCTTGGGGAGGCTTCCCAAGCCCCACCAGCCCTCGTAGGCCTTGGGGTCGCCGGGGGTAAAGGGCCAGGTGCGGATGAAGTACCAGTTCCAGTAGGGGGAGGCTGGACCCCTTCGCACCACGTCCTGGAAGGCCCAGAAGCCCAGGCCGGTGTGGTTGGGCACGAAGTCAAAGAGCACCCGGATCCCCTGGCGGTGGGCCTCCTCCAGCACCCGCTTCAAAAGGGCCTTGTCCCCGAGCCTGGGGGCCACCTCCAGGTAGTCGTGGGTGTCGTACCCGTGGGCGGAGCCCGAGAGGAAGATGGGGTTCAGGTAAAGGAGGGTAACCCCGAGGGCCTTCAGGTGGGGGAGCTTTTCCAGAAGGCCTTGGAGGTCGCCCCCGTAGTACTGGTGGCAGCAGTGGTGAACGTGGGGCGGGTCCGTCCAGGAGGACACAAGGGGGGCTGGGCCCGACCAGAGGCGGTTGAAGCGGTACTCGTCCGAAAGGAGGGCCAGGGCGTCGTTCTTTGGGTCCCCGTTATGGAACCGGTCGGGGAAGACCTGGTACCCCACCCCTTCCCCCACCCACGCCACTTCCTGGAAGAGGGCCTCGGGCGGGGTGAAGGGGCCGAAGACCTCCACCCCTTCCGCCGTTTCCACGCGGATCCGGTAGGCCCTGGGGGCCCCTTCCGCCTTGGCCCGCCAGACCTCCGCCCCGGGGTAGCGGAGCTGGAGGTGCATGGGAACCTCCCCTTCCCCCCAAAGGAGGGTGGCCTTGCGCACGCTCCTCTCCCCCGCCTGGAAGCGGACCACCACCCCCCCGTCGGTGAAGGACACGTGGGCGGGGTTCTCCGGCTCGTGGGCGAAGTCCAGAGGGGCGGCTTCCCCCTCTTCCTTGGGGGGTGCGCCCACCAGAATGAGGGCGTTCCGTCCCCCGAAGCCGTCGTCCACGCAATCCTGGGCCCGGGGGTCCACCTTGTACTCCGGGGGGCGGCCGAAGGTGGGGTCGTAGCACATGTCCTTGGGCCAGGTGCCGTTGATGAAGAACTTGTAGGTGTACTCCCCAGGGCGTAGGTCCAGGGTCACGGCGAAGCCGCCCTCCACGGGGGCCATGGGGGTCTCCCCCCAGCCGTTGAAGCTGCCCCTGAGGCTGACGCTCTGGACCTTGAGGCCCTCCGGCGGCTCGTAGCGGAACTCCACCGGGATGGCCAGGGCCAGGCCGGTTAAGAGGCCGAGGAGCATGAGAAGCGCGCGCATATCCCCTCCGTGGAACCTCTTCCATCCTATCCCCCTACCCTTTTGTGTCAAGCCTCGGTCAGCCCTTTTTCCAGAAAGAGCTGGTAGCATGGGGCCATGCCCAAGCGGTGGATCGCCCTTCTCCTTAGCCTTGTGCCGGCCTTAGCCCAGGTGGACATCCCCTTCTGGCACGC
It encodes:
- a CDS encoding alpha-amylase family glycosyl hydrolase; the encoded protein is MRALLMLLGLLTGLALAIPVEFRYEPPEGLKVQSVSLRGSFNGWGETPMAPVEGGFAVTLDLRPGEYTYKFFINGTWPKDMCYDPTFGRPPEYKVDPRAQDCVDDGFGGRNALILVGAPPKEEGEAAPLDFAHEPENPAHVSFTDGGVVVRFQAGERSVRKATLLWGEGEVPMHLQLRYPGAEVWRAKAEGAPRAYRIRVETAEGVEVFGPFTPPEALFQEVAWVGEGVGYQVFPDRFHNGDPKNDALALLSDEYRFNRLWSGPAPLVSSWTDPPHVHHCCHQYYGGDLQGLLEKLPHLKALGVTLLYLNPIFLSGSAHGYDTHDYLEVAPRLGDKALLKRVLEEAHRQGIRVLFDFVPNHTGLGFWAFQDVVRRGPASPYWNWYFIRTWPFTPGDPKAYEGWWGLGSLPKLNTGNPGVRRYLLEVAKYWVRFGFDGVRVDVPGDLIDAHGFFKEFRKELKAIRPDAYLVGEIWQKDPSWLQGDEFDSLMNYALGRDILLRYARGNALYPAGRAAADLARFFADYPEAVAGMGFNLVGSHDTERILTALGGGGLRDTPGPEARARQRLLAALLYALPGVPVTFQGDECGFTGEKPSEPPYDLHRYPLQWDRCHGETLVFYQALGRLRAELPALRSSLYRSYVGEGFLLAFLRGEPGAEEVLAAFNSGKEGAVLPLPPGRWRDPLEGRAYRGEVEVEPLGFRYLVRLP